The genomic segment CAGGGAGTGGCCCTCAGTGCCAAGCGCCTTGGCTGTCGTGCCGTGATTGTGATGCCTGCGACAACGCCTGAGGTCAAGGTGAGGGCCGTGCGCGCCCTCGATGGAGACGTCGTCCTGCACGGCGAGACCTATGACGAGTCGTCCGCAGAAGCGGAGCGGCGCTGCCGCGAGGAAGGACTCACCTACATCCATCCCTTTGATGATCCCGAGGTGATTGCCGGCCAGGGGACCATCGGCCTGGAAATCATGCGGCAGTGTGATCAACCACCCCGTGCGATCTACCTGGCGGTGGGGGGCGGAGGCCTGATCAGTGGTGTGGCCTCCTATGTGAAGAGCCTCTGGCCCGATGTGGAACTGATCGGCGTGGAACCGGAGGATGCCGCGGCAATGACGCGCTCGTTGGAAGCAGGGGAGCGCATTGAACTCAACAAGGTGGGGTTGTTCGCCGATGGGGTGGCGGTGCGAAAAGTTGGTGTTGAAACCTTTGCCCTGGCTCAGCGTTACGTCGATCGGATGATCACCGTCGACACCGACGCCATCTGCGCTGCGATCAAGGACGTGTTTGAAGACACGCGATCCATCCTTGAACCAGCCGGTGCCCTGGCCGTTGCTGGCCTGAAGAGCGATGTGGCGGAACGCAGCCTCCTTGATCAGCACCTCGTGGCCGTGGCCTGTGGCGCCAACATGAACTTCGACCGTCTGCGGTTCATTTCCGAACGGGCTGAACTCGGCGAGGAACGGGAAGCGATGCTCGCGGTTGAGATTCCGGAGCGGCCGGGAAGTCTCAGAGATCTGTGCGAGGAGCTGCGAGAACGCAGCCTCACGGAATTCAGCTACCGGATGACCGAGGCCGCAACAGCCCAGATCTTCATCGGCGTGCAGATCCGTGACGAGCAGGACAGAGTTGAACTCGTGCAGACCCTCACCCGTCGGGGAT from the Synechococcus sp. KORDI-100 genome contains:
- the ilvA gene encoding threonine ammonia-lyase, biosynthetic, which translates into the protein MTDYLQRVLRARVYDVARETPLDFAPNLSRRLNNSIWLKREDLQPVFSFKLRGAYNRMSKLSADELARGVIASSAGNHAQGVALSAKRLGCRAVIVMPATTPEVKVRAVRALDGDVVLHGETYDESSAEAERRCREEGLTYIHPFDDPEVIAGQGTIGLEIMRQCDQPPRAIYLAVGGGGLISGVASYVKSLWPDVELIGVEPEDAAAMTRSLEAGERIELNKVGLFADGVAVRKVGVETFALAQRYVDRMITVDTDAICAAIKDVFEDTRSILEPAGALAVAGLKSDVAERSLLDQHLVAVACGANMNFDRLRFISERAELGEEREAMLAVEIPERPGSLRDLCEELRERSLTEFSYRMTEAATAQIFIGVQIRDEQDRVELVQTLTRRGFPCQDLSDNEFAVVHLRHMVGGRLPASARETRSADCRELLYRFEFPERPGALMTFVSALHPDWSISIFHYRNHGSDTGRIVVGVLVPEAGRPEWTRFLDDLGYPSWDETANPAYHLFL